AAAAGAATTAACTGTTGTCCTTACTCAACAAGATATGCCTGAAGTTGACATGAAGACTGTTCCAGGTTTGCAGTACTATTGCATGACTCCTTATGACTCTTCGTTCAAAGGAGTGCACATTTTGTTCGATAAGGAAAATGTGGAAAATACATTGGGAGAGTACTTGTCTAAAGAGAAGAAATCTCAGTTGCATATAGCTGAAACAGAGAAATATGCGCATGTAACGTTCTTCTTTAATGGTGGTCGCGAAACTCCTTATGAAGGTGAAGAGCGCATATTGGTTGCTTCTCCGAAGGTTGCTACTTATGATTTGAAGCCTGAAATGAGTGCTTATGAAGTGAAAGATAAGTTGGTTGCTGCTATAAATGAAAATAAATTTGATTTTATAGTTGTGAATTATGCAAATGGAGATATGGTGGGACACACAGGTGTGTGTGAGGCTATTGAGAAGGCGGTTGTTGCTGTGGATACTTGTGTGAAAGAGACGATTGAAGCTGCTAAGGCACAAGGATATGAGGCTATTATTATTGCTGACCATGGAAATGCTGACAATGCGGTAAACGAAGATGGTTCTCCAAATACAGCCCATTCGCTTAATCCTGTTCCTTGCATTTATGTTACCGAGAATAAAGATGCAAAGGTTGAGAATGGTCGTTTAGCAGATGTTGCTCCTACAATTCTTCAGATTATGGGACTTCAATCTCCTACGGAAATGACTGGTAAGGTTTTGGTAAAGTAATCTAATTACTTATTATATGTACTTAAGATGAGCAAATGAATCTTTCTAAAATTCATTTGCTCATCTATTATAAAAATATAACTAATAGAGATTTACACTTCTTGTTCGTTTTTAAATACGTTTCAATTAAGAATGAGATTATTGGTCTTTGAAGTGCTTCTCTTTTTTATCCTTGACATGAAATATGATTCAGATAGATGATGTTGTTGTGACCCTTGATATTTTGCGTGAAAAGTTTCTTTGCAATCTTGATATCTGTAAGGGGCAGTGTTGTGTAGAAGGAGATGCAGGTGCGCCTCTCGAAAAAGAAGAAGTGGCAGAGCTGGAAAAAGTTCTTCCTATTGTCTGGGATGATCTTTCACTTGAAGCTCGTGCCGTAATAGATAAACAAGGTGTTTGTTATAAGGATGAAGATGGTGATTTGGTGACTTCTATTGTCAATGGTAAGGATTGTGTATTCACTTGTTATGATGAAAACGGCTGTTGTTCTTGTGCTATTGAAAAAGCTTATAGAGCAGGGAGGGTTGATTTCTACAAGCCTATTTCATGTCATTTATATCCTATCCGAGTAGGAAATTATGCTAGTTTTAAAGCTATAAATTACCACCGTTGGAATGTTTGTAAGGCGGCTGTTCTTTTAGGAGAAAAGGAGAATGTACCTATTTACAAATTTCTTAAAGAACCTCTTATACGTAAATTTGGCCAGGCATGGTATGATGAGCTAGAAGAGGCTGTTAAAGAATTGAGTGAAAGAGGCTTAATCTAAAAAAACTAGAACTTACTTAGAATAAAAAAGGTGCCTAAACAAACTGTTTAGGCACCTTTTTTGGTTTTTATGCTTTTCTATTATGTATCAATATTAGCGTAAGTAGCATTTTCTTCAATAAATTCGCGACGAGGTCCTACATCTTCTCCCATTAGCATGGAGAAAATATGGTCTGCTTCAGCGGCATTCTCAATATTAACCTGTTTTAGCATTCTGTTCTCTGGGTTCATTGTTGTCTCCCAAAGTTGTTGAGCATTCATCTCTCCCAAACCTTTATAACGTTGAGTATGGATTGCTTTTTCTTCTCCACCTCCGTAGGTATCGATGAATTTTTGGCGTTGTGCATCTGCCCAACAATATTCTTCTGTCTTTCCTTTTTTACAAAGATATAGCGGGGGAGTGGCAATATATAGATAGCCATTCTGAATAAGTTGAGGCATGTATCTGAAGAAGAAAGTCATGATTAAAGTGTCAATGTGCGAACCATCGACATCAGCATCGGTCATGATAATAATTTTCTTATATCGCAGTTTTGCCATGTTAGCTTCTTTGCTATCATCTTCCGTTCCAATTGTTACTCCAAGTGCTGTATAAATATTGCGTATTTCTTCGCTCTCGAGTGCTTTATGGTACATTGCTTTCTCAACATTCAATATCTTTCCACGCAAAGGAAGAATCGCTTGAAATGCCCGATTACGTCCTTGTTTAGCAGTACCACCAGCTGAATCACCCTCTACGAGAAATAATTCGCATCTATCTGGATCACGGTCAGAGCAGTCTGCAAGTTTTCCCGGTAAGCCTCCACCTGACATGGGAGACTTTCTCTGTACCATTTCGCGAGCTTTACGTGCTGCATGGCGGGCGGTAGCTGCAAGGATAACTTTGTCTACTATGATCTTGGCTTCTTTAGGGTGCTCTTCTAGATAATAATTTAATGCTTCTCCTACGGCCTGATCAACAGCTCCCATGACTTCATTGTTTCCCAATTTAGTCTTTGTTTGACCTTCAAACTGAGGTTCTGCTACTTTTATTGAAATAACAGCTGTAAGCCCTTCGCGAAAATCA
This is a stretch of genomic DNA from uncultured Bacteroides sp.. It encodes these proteins:
- a CDS encoding DUF3109 family protein, with product MIQIDDVVVTLDILREKFLCNLDICKGQCCVEGDAGAPLEKEEVAELEKVLPIVWDDLSLEARAVIDKQGVCYKDEDGDLVTSIVNGKDCVFTCYDENGCCSCAIEKAYRAGRVDFYKPISCHLYPIRVGNYASFKAINYHRWNVCKAAVLLGEKENVPIYKFLKEPLIRKFGQAWYDELEEAVKELSERGLI
- the gyrB gene encoding DNA topoisomerase (ATP-hydrolyzing) subunit B; its protein translation is MTEEQIATSNGAYSADSIQVLEGLEAVRKRPAMYIGDTGLKGLHHLVYEVVDNSIDEALAGYCDQIEVTINEDNSITVQDNGRGIPVDYHEKENKSALEVVMTVLHAGGKFDKGSYKVSGGLHGVGVSCVNALSTQMTAVVERNGKLYKQEYSCGKPLYSVKELGASKNNGTQISFLPDSSIFTETIYRYEILATRMRELAFLNAGITITLTDRRAINEDGTFKGERFHSEDGLKEFVRFVDSSREHLINDVIYLNTEKQGIPIEVAIMYNTSFSENIHSYVNNINTIEGGTHLAGFRRALTRTLKKYAEDSKMLDKVKVEISGDDFREGLTAVISIKVAEPQFEGQTKTKLGNNEVMGAVDQAVGEALNYYLEEHPKEAKIIVDKVILAATARHAARKAREMVQRKSPMSGGGLPGKLADCSDRDPDRCELFLVEGDSAGGTAKQGRNRAFQAILPLRGKILNVEKAMYHKALESEEIRNIYTALGVTIGTEDDSKEANMAKLRYKKIIIMTDADVDGSHIDTLIMTFFFRYMPQLIQNGYLYIATPPLYLCKKGKTEEYCWADAQRQKFIDTYGGGEEKAIHTQRYKGLGEMNAQQLWETTMNPENRMLKQVNIENAAEADHIFSMLMGEDVGPRREFIEENATYANIDT